The genomic DNA CGATGCAGACAGTACGTTGGTACGATCAGTCACAAAAGCAAATCTGTATAAGAAAATAGGTTTATTCCTGAAGATATTTCAACGTAAACTTTTTCCTGATTGCATTGTTTAAGAACGATCGATCTGGAAGAGTATCAGAAGCTGCGGCTCCGCAGAAggcttttaatttttgtggcatccttccccttcccacacacacaatacgcAGAGTTCCGTCTCTCCCGAACATTTATGTaaactgagagagagagagagctaaatAATATCCAGCgatttgcagttgcagtacAGCATTTTTGCTGTATCGGATCGAAAACATTGCATAATACTGGAAAAAATTTTTAattcaaaaaattaattaatattcgtttaatttaattatagctacagcctgcctgccctctGCAAATCGCCTAAACTTTTTCTATTGCGAGTTTTCTTCTCCgcaaagccaagcaaaagtAATTGCGTTTTAGTTGTTTTGCTCGTTTGCTTCGCTCTCCATAGTTttggcacaaacacacacacacacccacacactcactaTCTTACTCACACACATGAAGGTCTTTGTTTTCACCACGTTTGTTGTGCTCTGTAGTtcgcttctgttgttgctgttcctttgtctctcttttttgcacatttctctTTGCTTCTGCCCGTGTGCTTGTGTGCTAAAAACCTGTTTCGTTCAAGGTGTTTGTGTGAGAGAGTAGTGCCGCTTTTATctagttgttttttgttgtctggGACAGCTGGCGGCTGTGGCTACGATCCTCCCATGCCACCCCTCCCTTCCGTTGTCTGCTAGCCCGGCTATTTTTAGCAGCCGCCATAGCCTTTAGATTTTCCCCCAGACCtgaaatcaattcaaaacaaaaatatctcgacaaacaaaaatgtgtgctTGCAAAATTGATTGTTATAAAATGGTCTTGGATTAATTGAAGTTGCTGCAACACCACCGACGGTTCTTCTTCGCTTCAGGGGCCCAAGTTCCATTGAACTCAAGATCCAAACGTCGCAACAGCAAGGCAAGATCAGCTCTGAAACCAGTTGCACTTCTCCGTCTAATCTCTCTGTCCATTAAGACGccgggcagcagcaaagtcCGATGGACAGAGTTGATTTATGCAAGCAATTGACTTTGCATGTCATTcgttcataaaatatttaataatggTGTTTAAAAAAAGAGTAATATAATGCTAATGGGATTTATAGAGTACGTGAGCCCCAACTGGTTCGTCTTTTCAGTTGTTCCAACTGGTTCCAAGTGAACCAATAGGCGCTTCTCTGTTTCGATAAAGAATTAAACTAATCGATATCCTTTTCGATTTCGTTCACAGGAGTACGAGATCTCCAAGAAATGCGAATACCTGTTCAAACTCGACTACAGCCTCATTGAGCTGGACAACTCGAATGGCCTGCTCAGCCCGCGCTACCCTGGAAGGATACTCATACCCGAATTCGAGCATGGACACATGGCCAAGACCCTGATACCGGGCAATGGATTGTTCGGGGCAGGAGGCGGATCCTCGGGTACAACGGCCACGGCAACGCCACTCAATAGCAGCGCcggcagcaactgcagcgacGGTGTGGGCATCCAAGCATTTGTCACCTTTGCCAACCCCCTGCAGACCCCGGTCCAGCCTCAATCACAGcatcctcagcagcagcagcagccgccaacgACACAGCCCGCGCAGCAGAATACCATCTACGAGGACCAGTACGATATACAGCGGATGAGGGAACTGGTCACGATGGCCAAGTACGCGAGATGCCGTCAAAGGTTCGCTGTTCCCGTGATCATGTATCGGGGCAAGTACATCTGTCGGTCGGCAACGCTGTCCGTGATGCCGGAGACGTATGGCCGCAAGGTAGTGGATTATGCGTACGACTGCCTCAGTGGCAATTATGCGACACCCAACGGGGAGGAGAACGATGCCGACTCCACGGACGAGTCGCTGATCAATCACATAAACgaccagtcgcagtcgcagttcaGCTACGACGAGGTCATCAAGAGCGacatccagctgctgcacaccCTCAATGTGTCCACAATTGTGGATCTCATGGTGGAGAACCGCAAGATCAAATACTTTATGGCGTAAGtagtaaataaaattaataataattataataaatattcataatgcCACATTGCAGCGTATCCTCATCGGAGAAGGCTGATCCCAGCAATCATTACAAGAGCTTCAatctgctgtcgctgccgtaTCCGGGCTGCGAATTCTTCAAGAAGTTCCGCGACAACAACTACATGGCCAAGAATCTGCACTACAACTGGAAGCAGTCGTTCAACGATGCGAACATTAATATACCCAATCTGGGTCCCGCCGCCGACATCGACATCATTTGGCCGGAGTACCGTGACTGGGATCTGGTCTCCATCACACAGAACTATCTGCGGGCAACGCTCAAATACATACAGGAGGATAACTCTGGCCTGCTCATACACTGCATCAGTGGCTGGGATCGCACTCCGCTGTTTGTCTCGTTGGTGCGGCTCTCCCTCTGGGCGGATGGACTCATTCATCAATCACTGAACGCCATGCAGATGGCGTACTTTACACTGGCCTACGACTGGTACTTGTTTGGCCACCAATTGCCAGATCGCCTCAGGCGGGGCGAGGACATCATGTTCTTTTGCTTCCACGTGCTAAAGTTCATCACGGACGAGGAGTATAGCATTGTGGAGCATCGGAAGCGGACCAAGAcctcgagcagcagcgggagcagtgTCATAGTCATCAAGTCCGACTGCTGCGACGATGAGCCGCTCAAGGAGTGAGTGTGGATGCAAGGAGACTTTCACATGATCCGATCTTTAACCGCTTCTTCCCTTCTTCGTGCACAGAGACTACATCCTGGCCTTCGATCAAGATAGCAACGACAGCTATTCAAACTGTTCCAACTGTGATATGTCCATAACAGATAACTTCTATGCCAccacaacggcagcagctgcgccagTCAATCCGCTGACCAGCAGGTCGCCCAACCCAAAGCGgtaatttaattgttgctgAGCCCCTCTGACCACGCTGACCCTCCTGTTTCGTTTTAGCTCCCGCACTAGCC from Drosophila subobscura isolate 14011-0131.10 chromosome E, UCBerk_Dsub_1.0, whole genome shotgun sequence includes the following:
- the LOC117890711 gene encoding myotubularin-related protein 14, whose product is MCSLTLNNIVNVTQQDLHDLLEIFEKKSFEAAAFEEGTAEYEISKKCEYLFKLDYSLIELDNSNGLLSPRYPGRILIPEFEHGHMAKTLIPGNGLFGAGGGSSGTTATATPLNSSAGSNCSDGVGIQAFVTFANPLQTPVQPQSQHPQQQQQPPTTQPAQQNTIYEDQYDIQRMRELVTMAKYARCRQRFAVPVIMYRGKYICRSATLSVMPETYGRKVVDYAYDCLSGNYATPNGEENDADSTDESLINHINDQSQSQFSYDEVIKSDIQLLHTLNVSTIVDLMVENRKIKYFMAVSSSEKADPSNHYKSFNLLSLPYPGCEFFKKFRDNNYMAKNLHYNWKQSFNDANINIPNLGPAADIDIIWPEYRDWDLVSITQNYLRATLKYIQEDNSGLLIHCISGWDRTPLFVSLVRLSLWADGLIHQSLNAMQMAYFTLAYDWYLFGHQLPDRLRRGEDIMFFCFHVLKFITDEEYSIVEHRKRTKTSSSSGSSVIVIKSDCCDDEPLKEDYILAFDQDSNDSYSNCSNCDMSITDNFYATTTAAAAPVNPLTSRSPNPKRSRTSPISVPGSNARQRQESTSSNGSWQVVTDTGSIDSMMNGSYMMRFVAQQTAEATSNIPICNGGNGYHCSNNTTTAMGSGSGSGSSISNGSNTTHGFPNGSSKDVGGSTTSSKQCINLRKQRLNAVRAIFIQAYGKTIGLKFKEGSSMNLATFIGNLADQLF